Proteins from a single region of Corynebacterium pseudogenitalium:
- a CDS encoding MalY/PatB family protein, producing MKFPDLSTLRDRRTRKWTVHDEHVLPLFIAESDFPTAPPVKAAVLDAVERECLGYTPAPRAQCLAKNVSEFYVQRYGWRPDPARIFTVPDVVRGVLLAIEHFTEGDVIVPVPAYFPFLEIASTAGRNRVDVGSEGGLDLAEVEEAFRNGAGSIIVTNPMNPWGYIFSREELDAICDIARRYGGRVIVDEIHAPIVYEGSHVCAAEHNPDVCITITATSKAWNVAGLKCAQILFSNDEDVATWNALSDITKEGTGTLGIVAAEACYGQGTEYLDQQVEQLRANRDWLVEELPKQIPGITFPVPEATYLLLVDFSGTKLTTETPAEWLLEHAGVALNEGTSFGPGGAHKARLNFATSPEILQEAVQRMAEAIKLL from the coding sequence ATGAAGTTCCCAGACCTTTCCACCCTCCGCGACCGCCGTACCCGCAAGTGGACCGTGCACGACGAGCACGTGCTGCCGCTGTTTATCGCCGAAAGCGACTTCCCCACCGCCCCGCCTGTCAAAGCTGCGGTGCTCGACGCCGTAGAGCGCGAATGCCTCGGCTACACGCCCGCACCTCGCGCGCAGTGCCTGGCAAAGAACGTCTCCGAGTTTTACGTCCAGCGCTACGGCTGGCGCCCGGACCCTGCACGCATCTTTACTGTCCCCGACGTGGTGCGCGGCGTGTTGCTGGCCATCGAGCACTTCACCGAAGGCGACGTCATCGTGCCCGTGCCGGCGTACTTCCCCTTCCTCGAGATCGCCTCAACCGCGGGGCGCAATCGCGTGGACGTCGGCAGCGAGGGCGGCCTGGACCTGGCAGAGGTCGAGGAGGCGTTTCGCAACGGTGCCGGTTCCATTATCGTGACCAACCCGATGAACCCGTGGGGCTACATCTTCAGCCGCGAAGAGCTCGACGCGATCTGCGACATCGCGCGCCGCTACGGGGGCCGCGTCATCGTTGACGAGATCCACGCCCCGATCGTCTACGAGGGCAGCCACGTGTGCGCCGCCGAGCATAACCCGGACGTGTGCATCACGATTACGGCGACGTCGAAGGCCTGGAACGTGGCAGGCCTGAAGTGCGCGCAGATACTCTTCTCCAACGATGAGGACGTGGCCACCTGGAACGCGCTGTCCGACATCACGAAGGAGGGCACGGGCACGCTGGGCATCGTGGCTGCGGAGGCCTGCTACGGGCAGGGCACCGAGTACCTAGACCAGCAGGTAGAGCAGCTGCGGGCGAACCGCGACTGGCTCGTCGAGGAGCTGCCGAAGCAGATCCCCGGCATCACCTTCCCCGTCCCGGAGGCGACCTACCTGCTGTTGGTGGACTTTTCCGGCACGAAGCTCACCACCGAGACCCCGGCCGAATGGCTCTTGGAACACGCGGGCGTGGCGCTCAACGAGGGCACCAGCTTCGGGCCCGGCGGCGCGCACAAGGCGCGCCTCAACTTCGCCACCTCGCCCGAGATCCTGCAGGAAGCCGTCCAGCGCATGGCTGAGGCAATCAAGCTACTGTGA
- the brnQ gene encoding branched-chain amino acid transport system II carrier protein, with product MDHTQNAQTGTKQGNSTQAVVVTALALFSMFFGAGNLIFPPILAVQAGDNFWPAILGFLSTGALLPVLAVIAIALSGTNVRDLAQRAGSIFGVVFPVLAYLSIGAFYALPRTGAVSMETAITPLFGVSGLFASGVFNVIFFGIALALSWNPNTIMEKLGKFLTPALVILLVVMIAVSLFRWDVEPSAPSEHYQSGPYPTGLLEGYLTMDSIAALAFSIVVISTLRSKGFPEGKKLVNGTIAAGVGAGALLALIYVGLGMIGRVMPDSDQFDNGAGLLAEASNLTMGQAGQVIFSLIVLLACLTTAVGLITATAEYFSTEFGGAYRTWAVIFTIASMVIATQGLDFVMTIAAPVIGFLYPPAIALIFVTLVEPAFKRRLTFRWAFFLPIWVAVVWSAIETFISLDWGADALRPLVAWAPLDSAGLGWVLPVAVAFVIGLVVDLARPKQHAEDVNA from the coding sequence ATGGACCACACACAGAACGCTCAAACGGGCACGAAACAGGGGAACTCCACCCAGGCGGTCGTCGTCACCGCGCTGGCACTGTTTTCCATGTTCTTCGGTGCCGGCAACCTGATTTTCCCACCAATCCTGGCCGTCCAGGCAGGCGATAACTTCTGGCCTGCCATCCTCGGCTTCCTCAGCACTGGCGCGCTGCTGCCGGTGCTGGCGGTCATCGCGATTGCGCTGTCCGGCACGAACGTGCGCGACCTCGCGCAGCGTGCAGGCAGCATCTTCGGTGTCGTTTTCCCGGTGCTCGCCTACCTGTCCATCGGCGCGTTCTACGCGCTGCCACGTACCGGCGCGGTGTCGATGGAAACGGCCATCACCCCGCTGTTCGGTGTGTCCGGCCTGTTCGCCTCGGGCGTGTTCAACGTCATCTTCTTCGGCATTGCCCTGGCGCTGAGCTGGAACCCGAACACCATCATGGAAAAGCTCGGTAAGTTCCTCACTCCGGCGCTGGTCATCCTGCTGGTCGTGATGATCGCCGTTTCGCTGTTCCGCTGGGACGTAGAGCCTTCCGCCCCTTCGGAGCACTACCAGTCCGGCCCGTACCCGACCGGCCTGCTGGAGGGCTACCTGACGATGGACTCCATCGCCGCGCTGGCCTTCTCCATTGTTGTGATTTCCACGCTGCGTTCGAAGGGCTTCCCTGAGGGCAAGAAGCTGGTCAACGGCACCATCGCAGCTGGCGTCGGTGCGGGCGCGCTGCTGGCACTCATCTACGTCGGGCTGGGCATGATCGGTCGCGTGATGCCGGACTCCGACCAGTTCGATAACGGCGCAGGCCTGCTGGCTGAAGCCTCCAACCTGACGATGGGCCAGGCGGGCCAGGTCATCTTCTCACTGATCGTGCTGCTGGCCTGCCTGACCACCGCGGTCGGCCTGATCACCGCGACCGCAGAGTACTTCTCCACCGAGTTTGGCGGCGCCTACCGCACGTGGGCGGTCATCTTCACCATCGCCTCGATGGTCATCGCGACCCAGGGCCTGGACTTCGTGATGACGATTGCCGCACCGGTCATCGGCTTCCTGTACCCGCCGGCCATTGCCTTGATCTTCGTCACCCTTGTCGAGCCAGCGTTCAAGCGCCGCCTGACCTTCCGCTGGGCGTTCTTCCTGCCGATCTGGGTTGCTGTGGTCTGGTCCGCAATCGAGACCTTCATTTCCCTGGACTGGGGCGCCGACGCCTTGCGTCCGCTGGTGGCGTGGGCTCCGCTCGACTCCGCGGGCCTCGGCTGGGTCCTGCCGGTGGCCGTCGCGTTCGTAATTGGCCTGGTCGTGGACCTGGCCCGCCCGAAGCAACACGCGGAGGACGTCAACGCGTAG
- a CDS encoding ABC transporter substrate-binding protein, whose product MHFSTLSRGLVASALGATLGLSLAACGPATPRKDVVVATQGPPAGLDFTSIGGAAAPQALMGNIYETLVRIDANGEPQPWLATAWRISEDGTVYTFDLREGVTFSDGSPFDADDAVFSINYVKDSWVNGIKENMDSVASARAVDPRTLEVTLKAPSEQWLWSMGTMTGAMMTPDSVGRLAQNPLGTGPYTLRSFEPGHSIAFDPRPDYWGTKPQSGAMIRYFGDAIAAVNALRVGDVDVVWAMQAPQLLDALPEDITTAVGTTNGEVVFSMNNKAAPFDDVTVRQAAAYAIDRDALNAVVYNGLATDTGGAPVPPTDPWFTGTNYYPFDPDKARELLAGRTPEVTIEVPSLPYAQTASELIYSQLRSVGFRVTLHTVEFPAVWLNKVHKQHDYQASIISHVEPRDMVHMFGNPDYYFGYDSAHARELMAQGDLRAAVDTIMADAGALTLVNAPNIVLYAPGVHGLDPNVVTDSLPLNEVRR is encoded by the coding sequence ATGCATTTCAGCACCCTGTCGCGCGGGCTGGTGGCGTCCGCGCTCGGCGCCACGCTCGGACTGAGCCTCGCTGCATGTGGTCCCGCGACGCCCAGGAAGGATGTGGTCGTCGCAACGCAAGGGCCCCCTGCGGGCCTCGACTTCACCTCCATCGGTGGTGCCGCGGCACCACAGGCGCTGATGGGCAACATCTATGAGACGCTCGTGCGTATCGACGCCAACGGCGAACCGCAGCCGTGGCTGGCGACTGCGTGGCGAATAAGCGAGGACGGCACCGTCTACACCTTCGACCTGCGCGAAGGCGTGACCTTTTCCGACGGCTCCCCCTTCGACGCCGACGACGCCGTCTTCTCCATCAACTATGTAAAGGACTCCTGGGTCAACGGCATCAAGGAGAACATGGACTCGGTCGCATCCGCCCGCGCGGTAGACCCGCGCACGCTCGAGGTAACGCTGAAGGCACCGAGCGAGCAGTGGCTGTGGTCCATGGGCACGATGACGGGTGCGATGATGACGCCCGATTCCGTGGGAAGGCTCGCTCAAAACCCGTTGGGCACCGGGCCGTACACGCTGCGCTCGTTTGAGCCCGGCCACTCGATTGCCTTCGACCCGCGGCCCGATTACTGGGGCACAAAGCCGCAAAGCGGGGCCATGATCCGCTACTTCGGCGACGCCATCGCTGCGGTCAACGCGCTGCGCGTGGGCGATGTGGACGTCGTGTGGGCGATGCAGGCGCCGCAGCTACTCGACGCTTTGCCTGAAGACATCACCACCGCCGTCGGTACCACCAACGGCGAGGTGGTCTTCAGCATGAACAACAAGGCCGCACCCTTCGACGACGTCACCGTGCGGCAGGCCGCCGCCTACGCCATCGACCGTGACGCGCTCAACGCGGTGGTCTACAACGGGCTCGCCACCGACACTGGCGGCGCGCCCGTCCCACCGACCGACCCGTGGTTTACCGGCACCAACTACTACCCCTTCGACCCGGACAAGGCACGCGAATTGCTCGCCGGACGCACCCCTGAGGTCACCATCGAGGTGCCCAGCCTGCCGTACGCGCAGACCGCCAGCGAGCTCATCTACTCCCAGCTTCGCAGCGTCGGCTTCCGCGTCACGCTGCACACCGTCGAGTTCCCGGCGGTGTGGCTGAACAAGGTGCACAAGCAGCACGACTATCAGGCGTCGATTATCTCGCACGTGGAGCCGCGCGACATGGTGCACATGTTCGGCAACCCGGACTACTACTTCGGCTACGACTCCGCGCACGCCCGCGAGCTCATGGCGCAAGGCGACCTGCGGGCCGCGGTGGACACCATCATGGCGGATGCCGGGGCGCTCACCCTGGTCAACGCGCCGAACATCGTGCTCTACGCGCCGGGCGTGCACGGGCTTGACCCGAACGTGGTCACCGATTCCCTGCCACTGAACGAGGTGCGCCGATGA
- the treS gene encoding maltose alpha-D-glucosyltransferase gives MNENDKLPTPQATDFSTPTPAAEPWERPDPEWYKDAVFYEVLVRAFFDPNGTGSGTLQGLESKLDYLQWLGVDCLWIPPFYDSPLKDGGYDIRDFRKVLPEFGTVEDFVSLIDAAHRRGIRIITDFPINHTSDQHPWFQESRRDPSGPYGDYYVWSDDPEKYAGTRIIFIDTEESNWTFDPVRKQYFWHRFFSHQPDLNYDNPAVQQEILDVIRFWLDLGMDGIRLDAIPYLFEREGTSSENLPETHEFIKKVRALFDEEYPGRFLLAEANQLPEEVVAYFGEGEGDECQMAFHFPVMPRIFMGIRQELAQPIVDILRETPPIPESAQWGMFLRNHDELTLEMVTDQEREFMYQNYAFEPRMRANVGIRRRLAPLLGGHRGRLQLAHALLLSLPGSPFLYYGDEIGMGDNIWLPDRDGVRTPMQWSNDRNGGFSKADPERLYLPPVRNDQYGYDIVNVESQMKLENSLLQWVRQMIMIRKQYRAFGRGSYIEVDHANPQVLAFIREYEGERILCVHNMSSRPQAVEMDLSHYNGVVPRELTGGEEFPAIGELPWLSTLAPHGFFWFDIS, from the coding sequence ATGAACGAAAACGACAAACTTCCTACCCCGCAGGCCACCGACTTCTCCACACCCACCCCGGCCGCCGAGCCGTGGGAGCGCCCTGACCCGGAGTGGTACAAGGACGCAGTGTTTTACGAGGTGCTGGTCCGCGCTTTCTTCGACCCGAACGGCACCGGCTCCGGCACCCTCCAGGGCCTGGAGTCCAAGCTGGACTACCTGCAGTGGCTCGGCGTCGACTGCCTCTGGATCCCACCGTTCTACGATTCGCCGTTGAAGGACGGCGGCTACGACATCCGGGATTTCCGCAAGGTGCTGCCGGAGTTCGGCACGGTGGAAGACTTCGTCTCCCTTATCGACGCCGCCCACCGTCGCGGGATCCGCATCATCACAGACTTTCCGATCAACCACACCTCCGACCAGCACCCCTGGTTCCAGGAGTCCCGCCGCGACCCGTCCGGCCCCTACGGGGACTACTACGTGTGGTCGGATGACCCGGAGAAGTACGCTGGCACCCGCATCATCTTCATCGACACCGAGGAGTCCAACTGGACGTTCGACCCGGTGCGCAAGCAGTACTTCTGGCACCGCTTCTTCTCCCACCAGCCTGACCTGAACTACGACAACCCGGCGGTCCAGCAGGAGATTTTGGACGTCATCCGCTTCTGGCTGGATCTGGGGATGGACGGCATCCGCCTCGATGCCATCCCGTACCTCTTCGAGCGCGAGGGCACCTCCTCGGAGAACCTGCCGGAGACGCATGAGTTCATTAAGAAGGTCCGCGCGTTGTTCGACGAGGAGTACCCGGGCCGCTTCCTGCTCGCGGAGGCGAACCAGCTCCCGGAGGAGGTCGTCGCCTACTTCGGTGAGGGCGAGGGTGACGAGTGCCAGATGGCGTTCCACTTCCCGGTCATGCCGCGCATCTTCATGGGGATCCGCCAGGAGCTGGCGCAGCCGATCGTCGATATCCTGCGCGAGACGCCGCCGATTCCCGAATCCGCGCAGTGGGGTATGTTCTTACGCAACCACGACGAGCTCACGCTCGAGATGGTGACGGACCAGGAGCGCGAGTTCATGTACCAGAACTACGCGTTCGAGCCGCGGATGCGCGCCAACGTGGGCATCCGCAGGCGCCTTGCCCCGCTGCTGGGTGGGCACCGCGGGCGCCTGCAGCTGGCGCACGCGCTGCTGCTGTCCCTGCCCGGTTCGCCGTTTTTGTACTACGGCGACGAGATCGGGATGGGCGACAACATCTGGCTGCCTGACCGCGACGGTGTGCGCACCCCGATGCAGTGGTCGAACGACCGCAACGGTGGCTTTTCCAAGGCGGATCCGGAGCGGCTCTACCTGCCGCCGGTGCGCAACGACCAGTACGGCTACGACATTGTCAACGTGGAATCCCAGATGAAGCTGGAGAACTCGCTGCTGCAGTGGGTGCGCCAGATGATCATGATCCGCAAGCAGTACCGCGCGTTCGGCCGAGGCTCCTACATCGAGGTGGATCACGCAAACCCGCAGGTGTTAGCGTTTATCCGCGAGTATGAGGGCGAGCGAATCCTGTGCGTGCACAACATGTCTTCGCGCCCGCAGGCCGTCGAGATGGACCTGTCGCACTACAACGGCGTGGTGCCCCGTGAACTGACCGGCGGTGAGGAGTTCCCGGCCATCGGTGAGCTGCCGTGGCTGAGCACACTCGCGCCTCATGGCTTCTTCTGGTTCGATATCTCCTAA
- a CDS encoding phosphotransferase: MIDIAAQRFYGAKSEPVDAIDVVAAEDVTSPTTGERFTWQILAVHHGGTVDHYQVFVDATGTHDVLHTPEGAEAYLANVATFGAVEGTIDSVGARPLGAEQSNTSLVVGQHIVKVFRRLEDGLNPDVELLSQIADCPAVAAVRGYATRDGQTLAMQQDCIVGGTDGFVLATGGTLDTSDTEALGTAIRQVHTALAEAFPTETASPSALCTRLTRHLDSYIQRAPVLEQYRERILKLYSLLDASSAATATTPLTTQRVHGDLHLGQTLKTDSQWFLIDFEGEPARPLQERRLPDHPLRDVAGMIRSYGYAAAVGGFDAAWEREHVEKLLEGYGTAPASEDPVLAAYVVDKAAYEVVYEANNRPDWVEIPLRAIETLV, translated from the coding sequence ATGATTGATATTGCTGCGCAGCGCTTCTACGGCGCGAAGTCCGAGCCAGTCGACGCCATCGACGTCGTCGCCGCGGAAGATGTCACCTCCCCAACCACCGGTGAGCGTTTCACCTGGCAGATCCTCGCGGTGCACCACGGCGGCACGGTCGACCACTACCAAGTGTTTGTCGACGCCACCGGCACCCACGACGTCCTGCACACCCCCGAAGGCGCCGAGGCCTACCTGGCCAACGTCGCAACGTTTGGCGCGGTGGAGGGCACCATCGACTCCGTCGGCGCGCGCCCGCTCGGGGCCGAGCAGTCCAACACTTCACTGGTGGTCGGCCAGCACATCGTCAAGGTGTTCCGCCGCCTCGAGGACGGGCTGAACCCGGACGTGGAGCTGCTGAGCCAGATCGCGGACTGCCCAGCGGTCGCCGCGGTGCGCGGCTACGCCACCCGCGACGGCCAGACCCTTGCGATGCAGCAGGACTGCATTGTGGGCGGCACCGACGGCTTCGTGCTCGCCACAGGCGGCACGCTCGACACCAGCGACACCGAGGCGCTCGGCACGGCGATCCGCCAGGTACACACCGCGCTCGCCGAGGCCTTCCCCACCGAGACCGCCAGCCCGTCGGCGCTGTGCACGCGACTGACACGGCACCTCGACTCCTACATCCAACGCGCGCCGGTGCTCGAGCAGTACCGCGAGCGCATCCTGAAGCTCTACTCGCTTCTCGACGCCAGCTCCGCCGCCACCGCCACGACACCCCTGACCACGCAGCGCGTCCACGGCGACCTCCACCTTGGACAGACGCTGAAGACGGATTCCCAGTGGTTCCTCATCGACTTCGAGGGCGAGCCAGCCCGTCCGCTGCAGGAGCGCCGTCTGCCGGATCACCCGCTGCGGGACGTAGCTGGGATGATCCGCTCCTACGGGTACGCCGCGGCTGTGGGCGGGTTTGACGCTGCCTGGGAGCGGGAGCACGTCGAAAAGCTGTTGGAGGGTTACGGCACTGCCCCCGCGAGCGAGGACCCGGTTCTTGCAGCGTACGTGGTGGATAAGGCTGCGTACGAGGTGGTGTACGAGGCGAACAACCGCCCAGATTGGGTGGAGATTCCGTTGAGGGCGATCGAAACACTCGTATAA
- the idi gene encoding isopentenyl-diphosphate Delta-isomerase, whose amino-acid sequence MREEVILLSEDGAPIGSADKAAVHTGDTPLHLAFSCWLFNEDGQLLLTRRALGKKTWPGVWTNSFCGHPGPGEDVPAAILRRSVEELRLPEGAVLDVTPVLPEFRYRAVDSSGIVEYEVCPVYSARLAPGHEAVDPNPDEVDSLHWADPADVVRAADATPFAFSPWLVEELADKRLRAVLERAGR is encoded by the coding sequence ATGCGCGAAGAAGTAATCCTGCTCAGTGAGGACGGCGCGCCGATCGGCTCCGCGGACAAGGCCGCAGTTCACACCGGGGACACCCCGCTGCACCTGGCGTTTTCCTGCTGGCTGTTCAACGAGGACGGCCAGCTGCTGCTCACCCGGCGCGCGTTGGGGAAGAAGACGTGGCCCGGTGTGTGGACCAACTCCTTCTGCGGCCACCCCGGCCCCGGAGAGGACGTGCCGGCGGCGATCCTGCGCCGCTCGGTCGAGGAACTGCGCTTGCCGGAGGGGGCTGTGCTGGACGTGACGCCGGTGCTGCCGGAGTTCCGCTACCGTGCGGTGGATTCCTCCGGCATCGTTGAGTACGAAGTCTGCCCGGTGTACTCCGCGCGCCTGGCGCCGGGCCACGAGGCTGTGGACCCGAACCCGGACGAGGTGGACTCGTTGCACTGGGCGGACCCCGCCGACGTTGTTCGCGCGGCGGACGCGACCCCGTTCGCGTTTTCGCCGTGGCTGGTCGAAGAGCTGGCGGATAAGCGGCTGCGTGCTGTGCTGGAGCGCGCCGGGCGCTAG
- a CDS encoding LLM class flavin-dependent oxidoreductase: protein MSTPLSLIDFCTRYSGESVADAMQRSVAFAQKAESLEYSRIWYSEHHNMHSIVSSVPAVLIAHIGAKTERIRLGAGGVMLPNHSPYVVAEQFGMLEELYPNRIDLGLGRAPGTDQQTLGRALRRDPRAAEHFPEDVLELQAWLSDNSPLAGVTAVPGAGTNVPLYILGSSMFGASLAAKLGLPYSFASHFAPNMLEQATVYYKENYEPSERYPEPYCIAAVNVTAADTAEDAERQTHLVHRNRVRAMIGRRGTMLNDEQLDEVVRSPQGQQIIGMLRYTAAGTGDQVRDYLTDFAATAHADELMISLQAPTHEEALRSMEILAGVWDR, encoded by the coding sequence ATGTCTACCCCACTCTCACTGATTGATTTTTGCACCAGATACTCCGGCGAGTCCGTCGCCGACGCAATGCAGCGTTCCGTTGCATTCGCGCAGAAGGCGGAATCGCTGGAGTATTCGCGTATTTGGTACTCCGAGCACCACAACATGCACAGCATTGTCTCCTCGGTGCCCGCGGTGCTCATTGCCCACATCGGGGCGAAAACCGAGCGCATTCGGCTCGGCGCGGGTGGCGTGATGCTGCCGAACCACTCGCCGTACGTGGTTGCGGAGCAGTTCGGGATGCTCGAGGAGCTCTACCCGAACCGTATTGATCTCGGGCTTGGCCGCGCCCCGGGCACCGACCAGCAAACGCTCGGCCGGGCGCTGCGGCGCGACCCGCGGGCGGCCGAGCACTTCCCGGAAGACGTGCTCGAGCTACAGGCGTGGTTGAGCGACAACTCCCCGCTGGCCGGGGTGACCGCCGTGCCGGGCGCAGGCACCAACGTGCCGCTGTATATCCTCGGCTCCTCCATGTTCGGGGCGTCGCTCGCAGCGAAGCTCGGCCTTCCGTACTCGTTTGCCTCCCACTTCGCACCCAACATGCTGGAGCAGGCCACGGTGTATTACAAGGAGAACTACGAGCCGTCCGAGCGCTACCCGGAGCCCTACTGCATCGCGGCCGTAAACGTCACCGCCGCGGACACCGCCGAGGACGCCGAGCGCCAGACCCACCTGGTGCACCGCAACCGGGTGCGCGCCATGATCGGCCGCCGCGGCACCATGCTCAACGACGAGCAGCTCGACGAGGTTGTGCGCTCCCCACAGGGCCAACAGATTATTGGCATGCTGCGCTACACCGCGGCCGGTACCGGTGATCAGGTCCGCGACTACCTCACCGACTTCGCCGCCACCGCGCACGCGGACGAGTTGATGATTTCGCTGCAGGCCCCAACGCATGAAGAGGCGCTGCGTTCGATGGAAATTCTCGCAGGAGTCTGGGACCGCTAG
- a CDS encoding ABC transporter ATP-binding protein, protein MQSLTRVLQSASALWPFYLAIVVISTVVAGLGLISPFIVREATDTIVDAINNSDNAPADPVRTVLWLAFALFIATSLSGLAKNVSGYLGDVMAARIRQILSTRYFAKLLSLPQRYFDTQVTGTIIARLDRSIASVTQFIQSFSNNFLPMIIQIIAILIITSFYYWPLTLLLLALFPIYTWLTALTSKRWQKWEAEKNAQIDEANGRFAEVVGQVKVTKSYVAEVRELDKFGNHYNNTVSITRPQSRWWHSMDALRGLAMSLIFMGIYMILFVRTIQGHFSIGDMVMLIQLVTMARQPVMMLSWIVDSAQRAVAGSRDYFHVMDEMVEPTANRELVAATQTSGVPELTVQEHRPLPVQEPVVEFDSVTFEYEPGEPVIHDMSFRAHAGEKVALVGESGGGKSTIVNLLLGLYPIQEGTLKVCGQDLAELGVEKLRATTGVVFQEAALFSGTVFENIAYGKPDATMDEVVAVAKRANAHDFIMKFTEGYDTVIGERGLRLSGGQRQRVAVARAMLKDAPILILDEATSALDTKAERAVQAGLDALMEDRTTIMIAHRLSTIAEVDTIITLRDGRIDEIGTPAELAVSGGIYSELLRLTASSSAADRARLQAFGFHTDDSDEE, encoded by the coding sequence ATGCAATCTCTCACCCGTGTTTTACAAAGCGCTTCCGCCCTGTGGCCGTTCTACCTCGCCATCGTTGTGATCTCGACGGTTGTGGCAGGCCTCGGGCTCATTTCGCCATTTATCGTCCGCGAGGCAACCGACACAATTGTCGACGCCATCAATAACTCCGACAACGCGCCCGCCGACCCAGTGCGCACCGTGCTGTGGCTCGCGTTCGCGCTGTTTATTGCGACCTCGCTCAGCGGGCTGGCGAAAAATGTCTCCGGCTACCTCGGCGACGTCATGGCGGCGAGGATCCGGCAGATCCTGTCCACCCGCTACTTCGCCAAACTGCTTTCGCTGCCGCAGCGCTACTTCGACACCCAGGTCACCGGCACCATCATTGCCAGGCTGGATCGTTCGATTGCCTCGGTGACACAGTTCATCCAGTCTTTCTCCAACAACTTCTTGCCGATGATCATCCAGATCATCGCCATCCTCATCATCACCTCCTTTTATTACTGGCCGCTGACCCTGCTGCTGCTGGCGCTCTTCCCCATCTACACGTGGCTGACGGCGCTGACCTCGAAGCGGTGGCAGAAGTGGGAGGCGGAGAAGAACGCGCAGATCGACGAAGCGAACGGGCGCTTCGCGGAGGTCGTCGGCCAGGTCAAGGTGACCAAGTCATACGTGGCGGAGGTCCGCGAGCTGGACAAGTTCGGCAACCACTACAACAACACGGTGAGCATCACCCGCCCGCAGTCGCGCTGGTGGCACTCCATGGACGCCCTGCGCGGGCTGGCGATGTCGCTGATTTTCATGGGCATCTACATGATCCTGTTCGTGCGCACCATTCAGGGCCACTTCAGTATCGGTGACATGGTCATGCTCATTCAGCTAGTCACGATGGCCCGCCAGCCGGTCATGATGCTGAGCTGGATCGTCGACAGCGCCCAGCGAGCCGTCGCAGGTTCCCGCGACTACTTCCATGTCATGGACGAGATGGTAGAGCCAACCGCGAACCGCGAACTCGTTGCGGCGACCCAAACCTCAGGCGTGCCGGAACTCACCGTTCAAGAGCACCGCCCGCTGCCGGTCCAGGAACCCGTCGTGGAGTTCGACTCGGTCACCTTCGAGTACGAGCCTGGCGAGCCCGTCATCCACGACATGAGCTTTCGCGCCCACGCTGGGGAGAAGGTCGCCCTGGTCGGAGAGTCCGGCGGTGGCAAGTCCACCATCGTGAACCTGCTGCTGGGCCTCTACCCCATCCAGGAAGGCACCCTGAAGGTGTGCGGGCAGGATCTGGCGGAGCTGGGCGTCGAAAAGCTGCGCGCGACCACGGGCGTGGTGTTCCAGGAGGCGGCGCTGTTCTCGGGCACGGTGTTTGAGAACATCGCCTACGGCAAGCCAGACGCGACGATGGACGAGGTGGTCGCGGTGGCTAAGCGCGCCAACGCGCACGACTTCATCATGAAGTTCACCGAAGGCTATGACACCGTCATCGGCGAGCGCGGCCTGCGCCTGTCCGGCGGGCAGCGCCAGCGCGTCGCGGTCGCGCGCGCGATGTTGAAGGACGCGCCGATCTTGATTCTCGACGAAGCAACCTCCGCCCTCGACACCAAGGCGGAGCGCGCCGTGCAGGCAGGACTCGACGCGCTGATGGAGGACCGCACCACCATCATGATCGCGCACCGACTATCCACCATCGCGGAGGTCGATACCATTATCACCCTGCGCGACGGCCGCATCGACGAAATTGGCACCCCTGCGGAGCTTGCGGTCTCCGGCGGTATTTATTCAGAGCTACTGCGGCTCACCGCGTCCTCCTCGGCGGCGGATCGTGCCAGGTTACAGGCCTTCGGCTTCCACACCGACGACAGCGACGAGGAGTAG